The DNA window TTCCACCATTCTCCCCCTAAGAGGTTATCCCaccaatttaattttattagaGGGCTCCATCTCTGGACTGGGACATGTGCCAATTTCCTAATCCTGGTTGTAATATTTTTGATAAGATCTCCATAATCATCAATTTCAATACAACACTCTGATGAATTAAATTTACCACAGACCCCACCTTCTTCTGCCAATAAATAATCTAATGCTAATCGATTTTGGTAGATAGCCGTCCTCATTTGGCGGTTTTGGGTAGAGATCAGATCTAAGACCATGGCCGTTTCATTGGTTATGATTTCCAACACTGCCTGTAATCTAATAATTCTATTTAACATATAAATGGGAGTTCGGTACCCCCACGACCCATCTTGGGCCCAGGTGGCAGGGCCATATGTCTCGATTATTCTTTCTGGAGGCCACTcttcttccccccacttttGAGATCCACCAATTAAGTCTCTTCTTTTACGTTTTAATTCATCATATAAGGGAATTCCTAGATGTTGACTTCCGTCTCTGGgcagtaaaaagaaagaaggtttTATAATACCTAGTGTACAACTTCCTGTCCAATCTTTAGGCAACATTACATATGCCATTCTACCACAAAGCCAAAATAACTCATTTGGGGCTCTCCAGAATTTATGATGTTCTACAGAAGTGACCCCATTTTTACTCCAAAACTTGTACATTTGGGGATCATCATGGAAAGGGTTGGGATCTGTGGTAATACATTCATAtaacttttccttttgaatatAAGAACAtccctgtttttgttttctggacCAATAGAGGTGAGGAGCCCCAGGAATCCACCATTGGTGGGTATCGTTGGTAACTAGATATCGCTTACAGGATAACTCACCCACATATGAAATGAACTTAGAAGATCCCTTCCTCCACAGACATTCCTCCCCGATTACCTCAGATTTTAAATTCCATACTTCTTCGTCATTCCTTTTATCTTGCACAGGTGATGACCTTTGGATTCTCATCTTATTCTTCATTAACCTTAAGATCTCCTTTGGACTCAGTGCAATTCCTTCCCATGGCCAAATTTCTGCTGTTCTAGTGTCTC is part of the Vidua chalybeata isolate OUT-0048 chromosome 1, bVidCha1 merged haplotype, whole genome shotgun sequence genome and encodes:
- the LOC128794433 gene encoding endogenous retrovirus group 3 member 1 Env polyprotein-like; its protein translation is MKNKMRIQRSSPVQDKRNDEEVWNLKSEVIGEECLWRKGSSKFISYVGELSCKRYLVTNDTHQWWIPGAPHLYWSRKQKQGCSYIQKEKLYECITTDPNPFHDDPQMYKFWSKNGVTSVEHHKFWRAPNELFWLCGRMAYVMLPKDWTGSCTLGIIKPSFFLLPRDGSQHLGIPLYDELKRKRRDLIGGSQKWGEEEWPPERIIETYGPATWAQDGSWGYRTPIYMLNRIIRLQAVLEIITNETAMVLDLISTQNRQMRTAIYQNRLALDYLLAEEGGVCGKFNSSECCIEIDDYGDLIKNITTRIRKLAHVPVQRWSPLIKLNWWDNLLGGEWWKKVLLIVGGALISLILLPCLIPCLIRLITNIVQNSLESLSREKIEKIMIIQENKLGKNSETAKKTYEKYQKLRKIYQVYDAPV